The window CTAGAGGGGGTTTGGGTTTCAAAGactcaaaatttcaaaattgtgCTCTCCTAGCGAAGGTTGCTTGGCGTTTATGGTCTTCTCCGGACTCTCATTGGGCTAAGTTCCTAAAATCCATTTACTTTCCATAGTGTGATTTTTTGGATGCTAGGGTGGGAAATCGCCCCTCTTGGGGTTGGAGGAGTTTACTTGTTGGTCGTGAAGTCCTTTTGGAAGGGTTGATTTGGAGAGTTGGGAATGGTGAGAAGATTCGAATTTGGGAGGATAGGTGGGTTCCAAGTTTACCAAATGGAAGGCTTCAATCTCTGGAGCCGGAGGGGTGCAGCCTCATGGTGGTGGCAGATCTAATTGATCAGGATAATAGAAGTTGGAATGTCAATCTGCTACATTCTCTTTTTCAGTGCTTCTGATGTGACTGCTATTCTTAAAATTCCTCTAAGTCTTAATCCTGCAAAAGATAAGCGATATTGGAGTGCTTCTAGAGATGGCCGTTTCTCGGTCAAGTCAGCTTATAAGCTTCTTAttaagaaggaggaggaagaggcctcGGCTAGAGCATCTAGTTCCAGATATCGGCTTTGGGAGCACACTCCTGAGGAGGTATGGAATCGAATTTGGTCTTTGCAGActctcccaaaaataaaaactcttcTTTGGAGGATTTGTAATGAAGCTATTACTTCGGGTGATGGCCTTAAAGCGCGGCAGATAAATATTGATCCGAGCTGTTCTAGGTGTGGAGCTCATTCTGAATCGGGTAACCATATTTTGTTTGATTGTCCCTTTGCTCGTAGTGTTTGGTTTGGGAGCCTGCTACAATTTCACCCTCCTGTTGATGGTCCGTGCTTGAAGGATTGGATTCAAAGCTGGAATATCTGGTTCAAACAAGACAAAAAGATTGCTACAGAGTCTCTATCAAGAGCGTCTTTTATCTGTTGGTATCTTTGGTGCGCCCGTAGTGATCTGGTGTTCAATGGCAAGGTCTGGACTCCTTTGGATGTTCTTCATACTGCTGAAATGGCTTACCAGGAGTTTTTCAATGCTGCCTTAAAGCCGAATGCTCTTTCAGAAACGGAAGTTATTGGCTCTATGCCTGGTTCGAGATTCAGTGGTTCTCAATGGTCCCCCCCCTCCAGTGGGTGTTGTGAAGGTGGACTGTGATGCGGCTTTCATTAAGGATACTGCTAAGGGAGGTTTAGGAGTGATCTTTAGAGACCACACAGGTGTTGTCTTAAGGGCGCGCTCCATCCCCATTATGCTCAGTTCGGTGATTCATGGAGAGATCATGGCTATTCGTAGTGCTCTGTTGCTGGCTCTAGATCTGGGCTACAACAACTTGGTGGTAGTTTCGAATAGTAGGGATGCCATCCTATTTATCGAAGGCAGTAAATCTCCTAGTTGGGAGATGGAGGGTTTAGTAGATGATGTTGTTAACTTGAAATCCTCTTTCTCatatatttctttctcttttgttcctAGGGCTATGAATATTGTTTCGGATGCCCTAGCCAGGAAGGCCCTGTCACTTGGGTGCGTGACAGATTGGCCAAATTCTATTCGGTGGCTTCAGGACCTCTGTGGGAATGAAGTCACTGGTTGTACTCTCCTTTTTCATCAATAAACTTCCCCtttaccacaaaaaataaataaaaagttgtttacttgtttgatttgggaagatgatttaaagtgtttttaccgaatctttcctcactataGGTTATGAATATAAGATTGTACtatggtttaaacccaaaaacaaactgATCTAATCGGTTATCAtcataataacaaaaaaaaagtttccaaTTTACAGCATTTGATATCAAACTCTTAGAgtcatgcacatgcaatcaatCAATGGGGTCTACagtgaagccccgatccattGACTAGTGCTTGGGATGTTGTGCGTTAGGTATCACCATTTCACACCAGCCATATGGCCATACCCGTCGCATTCTCTCTCATTTGTGATCATGTGGGTCCTTTCAATATGAATCAAGTGATACCTCCTCTTGTGCTTCTATTGACTTGGCGTGAGAGATTCCATTCGATCTACACTGACAATGTGGTGATCTGTGTCCATATTAAGAAACTTGtatttaaatgaaaagaaataaaatattttcataaaaaaagaagattaagTCTAAGGTTTATCTTTGATATTCTATTGAACAtcatatattaaaagaaaagcCGTAAAAAGAATGAGACAAATTTTCTAGATGTGGTGTGATTATCTTTTTTGGCATTTCCATATGTTTCATTTTACTTGCATCtaattataaatattttgtCCTAACTTGGTTTTGATTGTTAGATGTTTTGTATtaatattttcataatttgtCAATACCCTTTTATTGACTATTGGAAACCAAAGATATAATTACTATTAATGTATTGTTGTTCGGTTTTCGTGCCTTCATTTATTTCATTAGCTATCTCCACCTAATGCATTGGTTTTTGGTTGAACCGTCCAATATAGTATGAGAGTATAAGTCCACTTGTTGTCCTTACTAAGCTATTTATCACCGTTTAGAGTCTGATATACCAACACGTGAGGAGAAGTGTTGAATTATTGGGAGTTATAGCTCACATCGGTTAAGTTCAGTACTTGATGCCTTTGTATACTTGGTCCCATGCCTAtagtttttttcccccctccaATAattatctccccccccccccccaccctttgGTACAcaatgatttcttttgttttgctgGAAAGCCATCTTAATTTTTATGCCAACAATATCAAGAGTCATTACACCATGAACCCCACTTGGAATGATGAATCCTAAAAACAATTGATCAATGTGttattaatttggaattttgtTGTTGAAAAAACTCCTACAGTGAAACCATTACATACTTGCAATTAAATGGGAAATGTCACCATTACAATAGTTTGATAATGAAATAACTaaactttaaaacttaaaatcaTATTAGAAAATTGCAATAAGCTCGATTGACTCGTCAACATATTATATAGTTATGTAGACACGTCTATCAAGAGAAACTTGACTCGTCAACATAttatattttggaaaaaatatcTCTGCCAGGCTACATGGAGTCTGGGCCTAGAACATAAGCGTGCATAATTACCTCTCCACCCccgtaaaataaaaaaatctcatccatattgatgccaTTGCACACTCTCATCATTAGCCTCTACGCTGGTGCATGGCCCGCGTACAATAATTTCTTGCACTtatattttgtttaaatttcaaTATTTTTGTTGTGACATCTCAACTATTTACTTCTTGAAATAATAACTCAATGAGATATATAATAAAAatgcttttaattatttattaattgcTTAAATGCGTATTCTAAAAATCTTTATTGTATCAATACATATCCATGCGCATTAATGATGTgtcttcaaaatttgaattatTGATAATGCCAATGATAACAgcattttaattgaaaaaataatttatagaaaagggcaaaagtttttttaatGACTATTAGATTAACCTATTTTACACTGCTCTCCATCTTTAAGTCATTTGGAGGATGCATTTATAGACAACCATTAGATGTGTAATTAACCTAGCTCATGGATCAATGATGTGTAAAATTTAGGCTCATCTCAACCATGTGGTTCATCATTTTATGAGCTTGTAGTTTTGACTATCATAAAAATCAATGAAAGTCAAGTTTTAATTCATATTTGCAAGCTTTAAATCTCCGTCAGACTACATGGAGcatgcacccagacacatgaatGCGCAAAATTACCTCCCCACCcctgtaaaataaaaaatttcatccatgtCGATGCCCTTGTGTGCTCTTATTGGCCCCTACACCAGCGCGGGCCATGTACAATAATTTCTTGCACTTGTATTTTTAACATATTTTTGGTGACATCTCAACCATTTACTTCTTAGAATAATAAATCAATGAGATACATGATACAAGTACTTTTagttatttattattaatttcttAAATATGTATTCTAAAAACTTTTATTGTATCAATACATATCTATATCTATGTGCGTTAATGACATGTCttaaaaaattgatttattGATTATACCAGAAGATAACAGCATTTAATTGGAAAATAATTTCTAAAAAAGGGTAAAAGTTTTCTCAATGACAATTGAACTAACCTATTTTACACTGCCCTCCATCTTGAAGCCATCTGGAGGACGAATTTATAGACAACCATTAGATGTGTAACTAACCTCATGAATTAATTATGTATAAAATTTGGGCTCTTTTCAACCATGTGGTTAACCATTTTATGAGCTTGTAGTTTCAACTATTATATAAACATCCATGAAAGCCAAGTTTTTAAGTTATATTTGCAAGTGTTGTATCTCTGTGTGGGGATATGAACTCCGACTAAAAATTATTGAATATATAGATATTGATATAGGTAAcatgtcataaaaaaaaaaacatgtcgaatttttttttgttatgtggTAAATATCAATGTATTAATAAAAGCTTATGTGATATAACATTATACAGAGAGCATTTTCCTAGTTTAACATGGTCActttaaataaatattattcAACTCAACCAAATAGTCTTAGATTCATATAACATTGTTAAACTTATAGATATttcattaaattttattttagtttaacTAGGACAACACTCTTGAAGCATTTTGATGCTACTAGTGGGAGAGCAGGTTGGGCATCTGTTATTCTATTTAACCACTAatttgtttggggttatatgaATTTTTAGTTTCGTAGGATATTCATAAAAAGCGAAGGCAAGAGGCTTGTAGCAAGGCTTAGAAGGGGCAAAGGAGATGGGATTCGTAGACCTCGACATATGGACACATAATGACGATATGAAAGGATGGTTTGACATATCACAACCCTTTTGTTGGCCGTTGGAGCTTTTTGTTGACCTCTTGAAGATCTCAAAAACTTTTAAAATGTTTAAGTTTATTACTATTCAAGTGATGGAACAACAATATGTACATATAATTTATAACTTATTAGTTGTTACTTGTTGATCTCATGTTAAGGGACAACTAAACTTCAATGTAACTCTGAATGCTTTGATTTAgtcaatttctctttttgttcttaaaaaaataaaaaaaaattcccattcATTTTTCCAACCCTACTCTAATCTTATGATTtttatatacatttttttatatctattcatttatttttatgattGAGGCTCGattattattattgattattcaagCCTTGATTATAATACGATTAACAATATTGATAACCataaaatcttttcttttgggttgggggggggggggaggaggggtcACAATGTTTTTGAATTTACATGATAAACTTTAGTATTTTGATGGTCAACTACTAGTATCTCGTAACAACTGATTTTTATCATTAACATACAATTATTACTCCATAATTAACAAGATGAGTACATGAGAGTGAAAACATTTAAAGTAAATTACTAATGTGATTGCAAATCATAATCAAGTATCATTAGTGAATGAAAGAAATCATTCCTTAaatcgaaaagaaaaaaataacaactAATATCCAAAAGGTTTCCAAACAATTCAACTTGCTAATTTGTAGGTCAACAAGTgctttggaacatactaaaaccctaggaggggttagtgaaccctaggatggtggatgaactcctctatgggtggagggaaacttagtccttaTAGTAAAATGACAAGAAAGTAAATTTACAaattaccttttttttgggtggaatgAAATCTATTGATTATAGCGTGAAAAGCTCAAGGAATCTGAGGTACAAAGGTCAAATAACCAGGGATGGGAATTAGGCCAGGTTGTACAACACGCACAAGACAAAACCTTCTTAGCCCGGGAGTCAGCCAAACTATTAGTCTCCCTGAAAATACGGTGAATAGAGTAGGATCTAAGGACTAGTAAACAAGTGTCGTCAGTAAACAAGTATTTTATATCCTGGATAAGGCTAATCACCATGATGGGAGGATACTGAGTATTTCTGTTGTTTAAGATCTCTGCTAAAATTTTGTTATTCGTTTTTACTACGATATCATCAAAACCTTCCGAGATGCATTGTAATAGCCTAGATCTTATTGCTATGGCTTCACCTTCGAGAATTGAGGAGAAAATTGTTGGTTTAGAAACCGCACAGACAAATAGGCCCAAGCTATTACAACTAATGAAACCAACTCCAGCTTTATCTTGTGATCCAACAGCATCAGAATTCAGTTTATGGAAAAGAGCTTGTGTTGAgtttttggtgtcttgacttctgaGTTATTAAGgattatatgggtatttcggtaaatttcatgaatagggtttcactataaaCCTGTAGCAAgtgttctttctctgtattgcAAATCTAAGAGAGGCGTGAGGAGcgagcgactgtaaccctattctccattgatagtgaaatagatatcatctcaccgtggacgtaggcaatcttgccgaaccacgtaaatccttatacacattgtgtgattgtgtttatttttttttttcattattcttTGCATTGTGTTAGGTTTTACAGCTTGGGGTGAAGAAAATCCCTTTCAATTACCTGCACCTTAAGAGGTGCCAAAAAGAAAATCCCTTACATTAAAATAGCCATATAAAAcaagaatttttatctcctccaattttgacaccctctaattcccctccaattcctcacatgggaactgaaatgaccacttatgACAACCCCTTTAACAATACAGGTTGAAATATTAATATGGCCAAAAGGGCAGGTACCATAATTATGCACGTGGCTCTAGTCATCAAATTCTATAATCTACTTAGACTTGTTTGCATAATCTTTCTTCTGTTATAAGTAAGGAAGGCCAAAATTAAGTACGTGACCCGCTCTAAAACGTCTATAACAAATGCATAAACTAGTGcttttatatatgtaatggGTCAAACAAATCCACCAAAAGGTAGTGGTTGAGCCTGTCAAATTGTCAATTGTCGCCATCACACTTGCGCTTAAATTAAGTACACGTGTACAGTGAGGAGTTTAATCAGTTTAACTATCTTTGTTTTCTAATTTTGTAGTTATAGATTGAATATTTGGCCTTGACTTGAGCCACTATTCTTAATAAATTAACTAATCAAGTCAAAATTTTTAGAAACTATATGATATGCGTAAGATTTATATATTGAGACCGGCCTGTTATTAAGCATAGGTCTTACGGTATTGATCATTTAAGATTGATTTTAAGAGTAATTATGTGCTATGAATGGCTCAATTGACCGTGTGTATGTAGTTTCAGGCGAATGAGAGAATCTTCTTTTGAATT is drawn from Telopea speciosissima isolate NSW1024214 ecotype Mountain lineage chromosome 1, Tspe_v1, whole genome shotgun sequence and contains these coding sequences:
- the LOC122656002 gene encoding uncharacterized protein LOC122656002; protein product: MVTIEVFTGSNFKKWKEDIMFAMEVADVYTSLVMDKPMDLTADSTEDEKGIRQGDPISPAIFILCSQALSAVIKKAEGEGNIKGVRVRHRSEPITHLLFADDCLLFSRVNLQEVNSLKDCLDLYCNATGQAINLKKSSLYLGLPTHFGVAKNDVFNDIKERTLSKLQGWKGKLLSHAGKEVLIKSAVAPMANYASSHFKLPASFHDSIRKASTNFYWGDSEEKKRVHWMSLQRLCKPKSRGGLGFKDSKFQNCALLAKVAWRLCASDVTAILKIPLSLNPAKDKRYWSASRDGRFSVKSAYKLLIKKEEEEASARASSSRYRLWEHTPEEKRKLLALCLVRDSVVLNGPPPPVGVVKVDCDAAFIKDTAKGGLGVIFRDHTGVVLRARSIPIMLSSVIHGEIMAIRSALLLALDLGYNNLVVVSNSRDAILFIEGSKSPSWEMEGLVDDVVNLKSSFSYISFSFVPRAMNIVSDALARKALSLGCVTDWPNSIRWLQDLCGNEVTGCTLLFHQ